Within the Agromyces atrinae genome, the region TCACCGTCGCGCTCAACAACGGCAACCCGCTCTACGTCGAGCTCCCCGCGTCGGTCGTCCTCGAGATCACCTACACCGAGCCGGGCCTCCAGGGCGACCGCTCGACGGGTGGCACGAAGCCCGCGACGGTTCAGACGGGCTACGAGATCCAGGTGCCGCTGTTCCTCGAGACGGGCACCAAGGTCAAGGTCGACACCCGGACGGGCGACTACCTCGGCCGCGTGAACGACTAGTGTCGGCGCGCACGAAGGCGCGCAAGCGCGCCCTGGACATGCTGTACTCCGCCGACATGCGGCAGGTCGACGTCGAGCAGGTCCTCGTCGCCGAGGCCGAGCGTGCCGTCAGCGAGCCCGATCGGGCTGCCTCGTGGCTCTACGCGCGCGAGATCGTCGACGGCATCGTCGATCACCGCTACGAGATCGATGAGCTCATCGAGACCCACTCCCACGGGTGGACGCTCGATCGCATGCCGGCCGTCGACCGTGCACTCGTGCGCATCGGCGTGTGGGAGATCGTCTTCAACGACGCCGTCCCCGACGCCGTCGCCATCTCCGAAGCGGTGGAGGCGGCGACCGTCCTCTCCACCGATGACTCCGCGGGTTTCGTGAACGGACTTCTCGCGGCGATCTCCAACGCGAAAGGCTGACCCGTGCGCCGACCCCTCACGCGGACGACCGCTGTACTCGCCCTCGCCCTGACGGCGACGTTCGCCCTCTCTGCGTGCTCCCCGTTCGGCGGGGCCGCTCCGGCACCCACTCCGACCGTCGCGCTCCCGACGGGCACGTCGGGCGCCGCCGACTTCGATGCCTTCTCGCTCGTGGTCGGCAACGGCTCGACCCCGGTCTCGGTGTACCTCGACCCCGCGTGCCCCCACTGCGCGAGCCTCGAAGACGCCGCAGGCGAGACCCTCGCCGAGCTCGCGACGACGGGCGACATCCGGTACTCGATCCACCCGCTCACGTTCATGGATCGCAACTCCGACTCGATGTATTCGTCGCGAGCCGCTTCCGCGATGACGTGCGTCGCCGTCGAAGCGTCGTCGAGCCTCACCGACTTCGTCGCTGCCGTGTTCGAGAACCAGTCGAGCCAGCTCGACGACGCCGGTCTCGCCGAGCTCGCCGACGGAGTCGGAGCCTCGGCCGCTGCCGACTGCATCGCCGATCAGACGTACGTCGCGTGGGCGCAAGCCGGCACGGCTGCGGCCCTGACCGGGCCGATCGCCGATGCCGAGATCGAGAAGGTCCAGGGCACACCGACGATCCTCGTGAGCGGACGCCCCTACGAGGGCGACATCACCGACGTCGATGAGATCCGCGACTTCATCGCGTCGGACGGTCGCTGAGCGGGCACACTGGTGCGATGACATCCGTCGTCGTCTCCGTGCGCACGGTCTTCGCCGCGTTCACGCGCACCCGGCTCTTCCGCCGCTGGGCTCCTCGCGTCCTTCCGCCGATCGAGCGCTGGCTCGAGCGCGTCTCGGCCGGCCGGGTGCAGCTCAGTGCGTTGCTCGTGCCCTCGCTCGTGCTGTATTCGAGGGGAGCGCGCTCCGGGGCGACGCGGGAGACGCCTCTCATGTACACCGCGGACGGGCACGGGCGGGCTCTCGTCGCGGGCACGAGTTTCGCTCGCGAGCGGCATCCGGCCTGGACCTACAATCTCCTCGCGCATCCCGAGGCGGAGATCTCGGTGCGCGGTCGACGGATGTCGGTTCGAGCGGATTCCCTCGACCCCGCCGAGCGGGAGGAGGCCTGGCGGCTCATCGAGCGCCAGTGGCCGGGGTACCGGGCGTATGAGCGTTCGAGCGGACGCGATGTGCGGGTATTCCGTTTGACTCCGACGTCCGTGATCTGAGCAGGTTGCCGCGCACCCGCCGTGCCACGGGCTTCCTTCAGGTGCCCGCCGTAGGGTCGACGCATGACCGACCGTGAACCCGTCTACCGTGCAGCGATCATCGCCGGACGGGGGCTCTTCGGCTTCTGGCGACTGAAGCCGACGGTCGAGGGAGCCGAGCACCTGCCCCGGAGCGGGGGAGCGGTGCTCGCGATGACGCACTTCGGCTACCTCGACTTCGCTCTCGTCGAGTGGGTGACGTGGCTCACCAACCGCCGACGCGTGCGATTCATGGCGAAGAAGAGCGTCTTCGAGAAGCCCGTCGTCGGTGCCCTCATGCGCGGCATGCGTCACATCAGCGTCGACATGTCCGCGGGTGCCGCGGCCTACGCGACGGCCGTCGAGGCGCTGCGACGCGGCGAGCTCATCGGCGTCTTCCCCGAGGCCGGTGTGAGTGCGTCCTTCACGGTGCGCGACCTGAAGACCGGTGCCGTGCGGCTCGCGGCCGAGGCGGGCGTGCCCGTCATCCCCGTCGCCGTGTGGGGCGGCCACCGTCTCATGACGAAGCGGCGGAAGGTCGGATTCTTCGAACGCTTCGGCGTTCCCGTCTCGTTCGCCGTCGGCGCGCCGATCACTGTCGCGAGCGACGCCGATGCCCGAGAGAGCACGAATCGACTGCGCACGACTCTGCAGGATCTCGTGACGGGTCTGCAGGAGCGCTACCCGGTGTCCGGCGCGGGCCAGTGGTGGCAACCCCGCGCGCTGGGCGGCAGCGCCCCGACTCCCGACGAAGCGGCGGAGGCCGATGCCGAGCGCGATCGACTGCGGGCCGCGCGCGGGTGAGTCAACCCCCGACGGCGGAGGCACCGCGCCGCTAGCCTGATCCGATGGATACCTCTGAACCCGCGAAGAAGCCGTCGGCCATCGTGACTCGCGTCCAGGGCGTCATCCGCTGGGCTCTCGCGACGAAGCCCGCTCGTGCGTTCCTGCTCTATCAGGAGCACCACGGCGCGATGCTCGCCGACAGCGTCACCTATCGGGCGCTCTTCTCCGTCTTCGCGGGCGTCTTCCTGGGCTTCGCCGTCGCGGGCCTCTGGCTCGCCGGCAACGACGACGCGATGGCGGCTCTCGTCTCGGCCCTCGACTCGGCGATCCCCGGTCTGGTCGGCGATGGCGGTCTCATCGACCCCGACGATCTCGTGCAGCCCCTCGCCTTCGGTCTCACGGGTGCCATCGCCCTCGTCGGTCTCATCGGCACCGCGATCGGTGCGATCGCCTCGCTCCGCACCGCGATCCGTTCGCTCGCCGACAAGCCGGCCGATACGACGTTCTTCGTGTGGGTCATGCTCCGAGACCTGGCCCTCGCCCTCGGATTCGGAATCGCCCTCGCCGCGGCGGCCGTCGTGACGTTCTTCAGCACGACCGCCCTCGGCGTCGTCTTCGGGTGGATCGGTGTCGGCACGGCCGATCCCGTCGCGAGCATCGGCACGCGCATCGTCTCGATCCTCGTCATCTTCGCAATCGACACGGTCGTCGTCGCCGTCATGGTGCGGCTGCTCTCGGGGCTCAAGCCCTCAGCGCGATCGCTCTGGACGGGGGCGCTCCTCGGCGGTGCCGGCCTCACGGTGCTCCAGGTGCTCTCGAGCCTCTTCGTCGGCGGTGCGTCGAGCAACCCGCTGCTCGCGTCGTTCGGGTCGATCATCGCGCTGCTCATCTGGTTCAACTTCTCGAGCCAGGTCATCCTCATCGCGGCCGCCTACGTCATCACCGGTGTCGACGAGGAGCACGACCGGGTCGCCGCGCGCTTCGGCTCGCCGACACCGGCCGTGCGCCGCGTGCGCCGTGCCGAGCGTCGCGCCGCCGACGCCGCCCGCGAGCTGACCGAGGCTCGCGAGGCCGAGGCGAAGGAGCGCGGCGCCTGATCGACGCGGCGTCGCCCGCCGGGATTATCATCGACCCATGGCATCGACGCCCACGACCATCGACGAGTACATCGCGGGGTTCCCCGACGACGTGCAGCAGATCCTCGCGCAGATCAGACAGACCCTGCACGAGGTCATCCCCGATGCCGACGAAAAGGTGCGGTACGGCATGCCGGCGCTCATGCTCGGCGGGCGCTACGCCGTCCACTTCGCGGCGTGGAAGAAACACGTCGGCCTCTACCCGATCCCCGTCTTCGACCACGAGCTCGAATCCGAGGTCACGCCCTTCCGCTCGGGCACCGACTCCGTCAACTTCCCCTACTCGCGACCCATTCCGTTCGACCTCATCCGGCGGATCGGCGCGGGCATCGAGAAGGCGCGGCGCGGCCGCGACGCCGCGGACGACTGACCCCGTGCCGGCGCCTGACGCGTTCGACGTGCGTGAGTTCGCGCGTACGGCGCAGGGGCGACTCCGTGACGAGTGGAGCGCGGCGGAGCTCGGCGGTGTGGCGCCGAGCGATCTCCGGATGATCACGTTCCTCCTCCGCATCGAGGGCGGCACCATGGCGTACCTCCGGAACGTGCTCGTGACGCCGATGCACAAGGACGCGCGGGTCACGGCGTTCCTCGTGACGTGGGCGTTTGAGAAGTTCTGGATCGCCGATGCCCTCGGCTTCGTGCTCGACGCGAACGGTGCGGCGGTCCCGGCTGCGACGGGCGCGGTCGAACCGCGGCCGAGTGGTCGGTCGAGGCGCGGGCCGGTGTCGCGCGCCGTGGGCGCGATCGCCTCGGGAGAGACGCTTATCGCCGCTCATCTCGCCTCGAGCCTCGTGAGCGATGCCGTCGTGCGCGCGGGGTACGCGACGCTCGCGGCATCCACACCGGCGGTCGCCGCCGTCGCTGCGCGCCTGAGCGCGGTCGACGAACGTCACGCACGCTTCTTCAGATCCGAGGTCGATCGGCGGCTCGCCGCCTCGGCGCGTGCCGTGTCGCTGGCGCAGCGCGAACTGCGGCGCGAGACCTATCCGCTCGGCGCCGCCGACCTCTCGGACGACGAACGCCGCTTCTTCGGTTCCCGACTCGCCGAGTCGGGAGCGGATGCGCTGCTCGAGGCCGAGCTCCGTGACGTCGGACACGTCGATGCGCCGACGATTGATCGCGTGATGTCGGGGCTCCTCCGTCATCCGTCGCCGTAGACTGACCCCACGATTCCGCTGGGAGGACGCCGTGGCCTTCGACATCGACCGGTACGCCGAGACATCCGTCGCCGTCGCGTGGGACGACCTCGACTTCGAGTCCTTCCGCACGAACCCGCTGCCGTCCGACTCGCTCCGCACCCTCCGCTACATGACCGACGTCGAGTACCACACGGTCTGCTACACGCGCGATCTGCTGACGACCCCGTCGCACCGCGAGGCCGACGTGAGCGCGTTCATGACGATGTGGAACCGCGAGGAGTTCTGGCACGGCGAGGCCCTCGCCGCGGTCCTCGCGCTCCACGACATCACCGTCGATTTCGACGAGATCAAGGCGGGGCGGCTGAAGCTCGGTTGGAAGGACCGCCTCGACCCCATCAAGCAATCGGTGCTCGGCGCACTCGTCGGCGACGACTTCATCGCCGTGCACATGTCATGGGGTGCGGCCAACGAGTGGTCGGCGATCACCGCGTACAACCGCATGGCCGCACTCGAGGAGCACCCGGTGCTCGCCGAGCTGCTCCGTCGCATCGCGAAGCAGGAGGCCCGCCACGTCGCGTTCTACACGTCACAGGCGCGTGTGCGTCTCGCGGCGAGTCCGCGGGCGCAGAAGATCACCCGATTTGCACTCAGCCGCTTCTGGGCGCCCGTCGGTTCGAGCATCATGGACCCGGTCGAGGTGTCGCACGTCATGGGTCAGCTCATGAGCGGACCCGAGGGGCGGAAGGCCGCGAAGAAGGTCGACGACTCGATCAGCGGCATGCCCGGCCTCGAGGGCCTCACGATCGTGCAGGACGCGCTCGATTCGCTCGGCGTCGCCTGAGCGGTTCAGGCGAGGCGCGTGGTGCTCGAGGGCAGTCGCTTCGAGGTGCCCGCGATGTCGCCGTGCACCTCGATGTGCAGGCGCTCCATGCGCTCGTCGAGTTCGGCGGCCGTGTGGGCCGCATCGGTCAGGCGCTCGAGGAGCGACTCGGGCACCTGCTTGTCGTACTTGTAGTAGATCTTGTGCTCGAGGCTCGCCCAGAAGTCCATCGCGATCGTGCGGATCTGCACCTCGACCGCGACGGGCTCAGGGCCCGTCGAAAGGAAGACGGGCACCTCGACGATGACGTGGAGGCTCTTGTAGCCGTTCGGCTTCGGCTCGGCGATGTAGTCCTTGACGGTGAGGACCCGCACGTCCTCCTGATTCGTCAGCAGCTCGAAGAGCCGGTAGACGTCGGAGACGAAGCTGCAGGTCACGCGCACGCCGGCGATGTCGGTGATCGTCGCGCGGATCGACTCGAACGACGGCTCGATGCCCTTCCGCGAGACCTTGTCGATGACGCCCTCGAGGGTCTTCAGACGGCTCGAGATGTGCTCGATGGGGTTGTAGTCGTGCGCCTGGCTGAACTCCTCGCGGAGGATCGACAGCTTCGTGATGACCTCGTCCATGCCGAACTTGTAGCGCAGCATGAACCGCTCGGTCTCTTCGCGGAGGGCGCGCATCTCGTCGAGGGTCTCGCCGTCGAGCGAAGCGAGGGTGCGGCGGGCGCGGAGCGTGAGGAGGCCGGCTGAACTGGGGACGGCGTCGTCGATCGAGGTCACACGTCAACCGTACGACGTGACCCTGAACGATTGGCCTGATTCACTCGCCGTCGAGGTAGAACCACGCGCCGTCCTCGCGCACGAAACGGCTCGTCTCGTGCTGAGAGCCCCGCGCATCGGGGCCGCGGTAGTAGGCCGTGAAGGCGACGACGCCCGCGGTTTCGAGAGGTCCGCCCGCCTCGGTGCGCTCGATGTCGAGCCGGTACCAGCGGATGTCGGCGTCGAGGTCGATCGTCTCGGGGCGCGTCGACGGGTGCCAGGTGCGCACGAGGTAGTCGGCGTCGCTCACCGCGAATGCGCTGAACCTCGATCGCATGAGCTGCACCGCCGTCGGTGCTACGCGCTCTCCGCGGTGCAGCGGACCGCAGCACTCGCCCCAGGTCAGGCCGCTCAGGCAGGGGCAGCGCAGCGTGTCATCCATCCCTCCATTCTCATGGTTCACCCGGGCTCTCCCCATGGCACGTCCAGAATCGTCGGTGAGACTGTCGGCTTTGCGTCATCCGCCTGCTCGGATGTCGCCTCCCTGCCCCCGACCGGAAGCCGACACCCCTCCCCGATGCAGCCCCCCATGCCCGAGAACCCGCCCGTGCCCACCCGTGCCGCCCTTCGTCGCAGCCGATCGCGACGCCGCAGGATCCAGGTCGCCGCCGCCTCGCTCGTCGCCCTGGGAGCGATCGCCGGGTCGGGCGTCGCCGTCCACGGCGCCATCCAGACCCAGTCCGCCGAGGCCGCGACCCGCGTGCTCACGGATGCCGGCGGCTTCTCGCACGATCAGCTCGAGGTGTACGACGCGATCGGCGAGGCTCGCACCCATCGGGCAGCTGAGACGACCATCGCGATGGCCGAGGACGCCCTCGCGGCCGCCGACGGCAAGGTCGACGCGTCGTCGCTCGCGGCATCCGTCGCCTCGCTCGGCGAGTACACCTCGCTCGACGCGAGCGCGGTCGCCTCCCTCGCCCAACAGACCCGCGAGCAGATCGAATCCACCCAGTCGGCCGTCGCCGCCTACGAGCAAGCCGAGGCGGAAGCCGCTGCCGCTCTCGCCGCGGCCAACACCCCCGACGGCGCGCGAGCGACGGCCGCGGCCCTCGCCTCCGAGCTGTACGGGTGGGGCAGCGGCGAGTTCAGCTGCCTCAACAGCCTGTGGCAGAAGGAATCGGGCTGGAACTACCAGGCGTACAACGCGTCGAGCGGCGCGACAGGCATTCCCCAGTCGTTGCCCGGAAGCAAGATGGCGACCGCCGGAGCGGACTGGGAGACGAACGCCGCGACGCAGATCCGCTGGGGCCTCGACTACATCGCGCGCGCCTACGGTTCGCCGTGCTCGGCCTGGTCGCATTCGCAAGCGGTGAACTGGTACTGACGACACGAAGGCGGGACCCTGGGGTCCCGCCTTCGCTTCGTGCGTGCGCTGCTAGACGTCGGTCGCGGCCGAGCGGCGTCGACGCTGCAGGAGCAGCAGGCCGCCCGCGAGCAGTGCGACGACGACGGCGAGAGCCGCCCCGATCGACACGCCCGTGCTCGCGAGATCGCCCGGCGTCGGCGCGGAGCCCGGCGTTCCGGAGCCGGCCCCCGGGCCGCCGCCCGGGCCTTCGGCGGCGACGACCGTCACGGCGACCTCGATCGGCTCGAGGCCGACCGAGTCGATGACGAGTCGGTGTGCGCCGAGCTCGATGTCGGCCGGGATCGCGATCTCGAACGACGTCGACCCCGTGGCGTCGGCCGCGGGCACCTCGGCGACGATCGGCTGCGAGTACAGCGTCGCCGTGATCTGCTGACCCTCGGTGAGACCGGTGACGGTCGCCTTCAGCGTGTCGCCGGGGGAGAGGGTCGCCGCCTCGAGAGCGACATCCGCCCAGTCGGTTCCCGCCACGACGGCACGGCCGAGCGGTGCGGGGTCGACGCCCTCGAACTCCTGGAAGTACGAGACCGCCGCGACGAGGTCGATCTGACCCGTGTCGGCGCGGTTCGCCCCCGAGGCGAGAGTCGAGAAGTTGTCGCCTCCGCCCGCGAGGAACGAGTTCACGGCGACGCGGAAGACGTCGTCGCTCTCGATCGCGGCACCCTCGAACGACATCGAGACGATGTGCTCGCCGCGGGCGGCGTCGGGCTCGTAGACGTAGCTGAAGCCCTCCGAGACGCCGAGGTGGAGCTTCGGGCGGCTCGAGCCGTCGGGCTGCCACTGCTCCTCGAGCACCGACTTCAGCTGCGCTCCCGTGAGGTCCATCGTGACGAGGGTGTTGCCGAACGGCTGGGTCTCGGCCACGTCGCGGTAGGTCACGACGCCATCGGTTCCGTAGATCAGGTCGGCACGCACGCCGCCCGGATTCATGAGGGCGATCTGCGCCGGGGTACCGCCGAACGACTCGTTCGACGTCGCCCACAGCTGCTGATCGGCGACGAGGTTGCCGAGCGACGACTCGACACCGCGATCCGAGCCCGACGGCGTTCCGCCGCGCAGGATGTCGGCCGAGATGGTGCCGATGGGGCGGGCGCCGACGGTCTCGGCCTCGGCGACGGCGGCGGCGACGATCGCCGCGACCTCGGCGTTCTCCGGGAAGAGCGGCGCGGTTCCGTCGTGCAGGGGGACGATCGCGCCGTCTGCCGCGAGCACGCGGCCGTCGGCCGGGTCGACCTCGAGGGTCAGGCGACCGAGGTCGCTTCCGTACTTACCGGCCTGGATGACGGGACGCTCGACGCCCTCGGCCCAGCCGTCGACCGCGAACGAGCACGAGTACACCTGGTGCGTGTGCGCCGAGACGATCGCGTCGATCGACGGCGATGCACCGCGCGCGAGGGCGCCGAAGTCGCTCGTCGACGCCGCGAGGTCGTCGCACGAGGTCGTCGCGTTGCCGTCGTGGGCGAGGAGCACGATGACGTCGGCCTCACCGTTCGCAGAGTCCCCGTCGCTCAACTGGGTGGCGACGCGGTTGGCGGCCTCCAGTTGGTCGCCGAACTCGATGTCGGCGATTCCGGCCGGATCGACCATGTTCGCCGTGTCGGGGGTGACCGTGCCGATGAAGGCGACGCTCACGCCGTCCTTCTCGGTGATCCAGTACTCGTCGAGAACCGGTGTCGTCGTCCCTGCGGCGTAGACGTTCGCACCGAGCGCGTAGCGCGAGTCGCCGTACCGCGGGATCACGCGATCCTCGAGATCACTCCATCCGGCGTCGAACTCGTGGTTGCCGACGGCGCCGACGTCGAGGCTCGAGGCGATGAGCGCGTCGATCGTCGGGTTGTCCTGCTGCGAGAACGACGTGAACGTCGAGGCGCCGATCGCGTCTCCGGCTGAGGCGAAGATCGTGTTCGGGTTCTCGGCGCGCAGCGTGTCGACTGCCCCGGCGAGCACGGCCGCGCCCGCGATGCGGTCGGAGCCGCCCGCGAGTTCGAGCCTGCCGTGGAAGTCGTTGACGGTCAGGATGTCGATCGTCGTCGTGGCGGGGGCGTCGAGGTCCTCGATCTCGAAGAGCGTCGTGGTGCCCGAGACCTCGTTGCCGACCGCGAGGAGCGGCACACCCGTGGGGGAGACGTCGGAGGGGATGAAGGTGAGCCCCTCCGGTCCGAGGTCGCCCGCGGCCGAGCCGGTCGCCGTGAAGTCGCGGTTGTTGACGTAGGTGACGAACGTCGAGTCGACCGGGTCGGTGATGTCGTAGACCGCGATGCCGCCGACGCGCTCGAAACCGATGAACGCGTACGTGCGGTCGCCGACCTGCCCGATCGTGATCCCCTCGGGCTCCGGACCCTTGTCGTCGCTTCGTCCTTCGACGTTCGACTCGGAGTGGTTGGAGTTGAAGTACTCGGGTGCGGCGGCGTTCGTGATGCGCTCGAAGTCCTCACCGGAATCGAAGACCTGCTCGCCGCTCGTGGTCCAGATCGAGAACGATCGGGTGCCGAAGGCGTAGAGCTCGGTGTAGCAGCCCTGTGTCTCGTCGAAGCCGTTCTCGGTCGTGACGTTGAGGCGACCGAGGTCGGCGTCACCCAGCAGGCCCGCGAGCGGGCTGTCGGCGCACACCGGTCCGCGACCGTTCTGGGCGATGCTCTTCGCACGGGTGCCCTCGACGTAGTCGCCCCACTCGCGCGCGTCGCCCTCGTTCGCGGTCACGAGGTGGGTCGTGTCGCCCGCGCGGTACGCCTGCATGCCATCGGGCATGGGGATGCCGCGAAGACCCGGGACGGTGCGGATGTCGAAGCCGGAGCCGCGGTCGGACGGGTCGATGCCGTGGCCGTCCTGCCCGTGGTCGGCGAATCCGAGGGGGTGGATGTCGGTGACGGTCGCCGTCGCGAGGTCGACGACGGCGACCGCATTGGCCTCCTGCAGAGCGGCGTAGGCCGTTCCACCGTCAATAGCGATGTACTCGGGCTCGAGGTTGCGCGAGACCGGCAGATCGTCGCCGTGCGGAGTCGGACCGAAGACGCGGACGTCCTCGTGGAGCGTCTTCGAACCGGCTGCCTCGAACTCGTGGAAGTCGGCGATGCGGACATCCGACTGCTGCGGGGCGGCGACCGTCGACGGAAGCGAGACGACGCCGATCGAGCCCTCGGGGTCGATCGTGAAGTCATCGTTCGGCTCGCCCTCGTTCGCGACGACGGCGACCGAGCCGTCCTCGGACAGGGTCACCATGTCGGGGAGTGCGCCCACACTCACCGAGCCGAGCGGGGCAGCGGCGTCGCTGTCGGCGTCGAAGAAGAGGAGGGAGCCCGGGTCGGTCTTGACCGGGTTCTCGAGGGCGACGACACCGAGGCCGTCGGCTCGGATCGCGACCGAGTTCGCGACGCCGTCACCGGTGAGCGTGTAGAGCTTGACCGGCGTGGTGGGGTCGGAGACGTCGAGCACATCGACGGCGCCGGCCTGGGCGTTCACGACGTAGAGACGCTCGCCGTGATAGGCGACGATCTCCGCGGCGGACTCGTCGAACACCCCGCTCTCGTAGGTGCCGATCGGAGTGAGCGACAGGCGTGCGTCATCCGCCGAGTGACGGATCGGCTCGGCGACGGCGGTCGTCGACGCCGCGACGGTAATCGCGGGTGCCGCGAGCGCGGGAGGTGCAGCGAGGCACGCCGCGACCGCGACGACCCCGCCGAGGGCGGGAAGGAAGAGTGAACGGGTCCTCGATCGAGGCACAGACATGGAGAGGCTCCAGGGACGGGGACGGTGGTCCCTTCATTCCTACGAACCGTGGATGACCTGACGGTGAATGGCGTGTGGACACCGGGCGGTCATCGCATGCCCATCCGTCAGCGGGAGAGGAGCGCGGTCTTCTCGGGGTGATCGTCGAACCACGCGCCGACGTACCAGCACATCGGAACGATGCGGCGCGAGCTCGACGACTCGATCTGCCCGACGGCCCACTCCACGAGGTCTCCCGCGTAGCCGTGCCCGCGCTGCGGAGGCGACGTGAACGCACGGGTGAGGGAGATCGCACCCTCGCGTTCGACGTAGTCGAGCGTGCTGAGGAGCGTCTCGTCGTCGTAGT harbors:
- a CDS encoding choice-of-anchor I family protein, encoding MSVPRSRTRSLFLPALGGVVAVAACLAAPPALAAPAITVAASTTAVAEPIRHSADDARLSLTPIGTYESGVFDESAAEIVAYHGERLYVVNAQAGAVDVLDVSDPTTPVKLYTLTGDGVANSVAIRADGLGVVALENPVKTDPGSLLFFDADSDAAAPLGSVSVGALPDMVTLSEDGSVAVVANEGEPNDDFTIDPEGSIGVVSLPSTVAAPQQSDVRIADFHEFEAAGSKTLHEDVRVFGPTPHGDDLPVSRNLEPEYIAIDGGTAYAALQEANAVAVVDLATATVTDIHPLGFADHGQDGHGIDPSDRGSGFDIRTVPGLRGIPMPDGMQAYRAGDTTHLVTANEGDAREWGDYVEGTRAKSIAQNGRGPVCADSPLAGLLGDADLGRLNVTTENGFDETQGCYTELYAFGTRSFSIWTTSGEQVFDSGEDFERITNAAAPEYFNSNHSESNVEGRSDDKGPEPEGITIGQVGDRTYAFIGFERVGGIAVYDITDPVDSTFVTYVNNRDFTATGSAAGDLGPEGLTFIPSDVSPTGVPLLAVGNEVSGTTTLFEIEDLDAPATTTIDILTVNDFHGRLELAGGSDRIAGAAVLAGAVDTLRAENPNTIFASAGDAIGASTFTSFSQQDNPTIDALIASSLDVGAVGNHEFDAGWSDLEDRVIPRYGDSRYALGANVYAAGTTTPVLDEYWITEKDGVSVAFIGTVTPDTANMVDPAGIADIEFGDQLEAANRVATQLSDGDSANGEADVIVLLAHDGNATTSCDDLAASTSDFGALARGASPSIDAIVSAHTHQVYSCSFAVDGWAEGVERPVIQAGKYGSDLGRLTLEVDPADGRVLAADGAIVPLHDGTAPLFPENAEVAAIVAAAVAEAETVGARPIGTISADILRGGTPSGSDRGVESSLGNLVADQQLWATSNESFGGTPAQIALMNPGGVRADLIYGTDGVVTYRDVAETQPFGNTLVTMDLTGAQLKSVLEEQWQPDGSSRPKLHLGVSEGFSYVYEPDAARGEHIVSMSFEGAAIESDDVFRVAVNSFLAGGGDNFSTLASGANRADTGQIDLVAAVSYFQEFEGVDPAPLGRAVVAGTDWADVALEAATLSPGDTLKATVTGLTEGQQITATLYSQPIVAEVPAADATGSTSFEIAIPADIELGAHRLVIDSVGLEPIEVAVTVVAAEGPGGGPGAGSGTPGSAPTPGDLASTGVSIGAALAVVVALLAGGLLLLQRRRRSAATDV
- a CDS encoding lysophospholipid acyltransferase family protein codes for the protein MTDREPVYRAAIIAGRGLFGFWRLKPTVEGAEHLPRSGGAVLAMTHFGYLDFALVEWVTWLTNRRRVRFMAKKSVFEKPVVGALMRGMRHISVDMSAGAAAYATAVEALRRGELIGVFPEAGVSASFTVRDLKTGAVRLAAEAGVPVIPVAVWGGHRLMTKRRKVGFFERFGVPVSFAVGAPITVASDADARESTNRLRTTLQDLVTGLQERYPVSGAGQWWQPRALGGSAPTPDEAAEADAERDRLRAARG
- a CDS encoding YihY/virulence factor BrkB family protein codes for the protein MDTSEPAKKPSAIVTRVQGVIRWALATKPARAFLLYQEHHGAMLADSVTYRALFSVFAGVFLGFAVAGLWLAGNDDAMAALVSALDSAIPGLVGDGGLIDPDDLVQPLAFGLTGAIALVGLIGTAIGAIASLRTAIRSLADKPADTTFFVWVMLRDLALALGFGIALAAAAVVTFFSTTALGVVFGWIGVGTADPVASIGTRIVSILVIFAIDTVVVAVMVRLLSGLKPSARSLWTGALLGGAGLTVLQVLSSLFVGGASSNPLLASFGSIIALLIWFNFSSQVILIAAAYVITGVDEEHDRVAARFGSPTPAVRRVRRAERRAADAARELTEAREAEAKERGA
- the nusB gene encoding transcription antitermination factor NusB, translating into MSARTKARKRALDMLYSADMRQVDVEQVLVAEAERAVSEPDRAASWLYAREIVDGIVDHRYEIDELIETHSHGWTLDRMPAVDRALVRIGVWEIVFNDAVPDAVAISEAVEAATVLSTDDSAGFVNGLLAAISNAKG
- a CDS encoding ferritin-like domain-containing protein; protein product: MAFDIDRYAETSVAVAWDDLDFESFRTNPLPSDSLRTLRYMTDVEYHTVCYTRDLLTTPSHREADVSAFMTMWNREEFWHGEALAAVLALHDITVDFDEIKAGRLKLGWKDRLDPIKQSVLGALVGDDFIAVHMSWGAANEWSAITAYNRMAALEEHPVLAELLRRIAKQEARHVAFYTSQARVRLAASPRAQKITRFALSRFWAPVGSSIMDPVEVSHVMGQLMSGPEGRKAAKKVDDSISGMPGLEGLTIVQDALDSLGVA
- a CDS encoding nitroreductase family deazaflavin-dependent oxidoreductase, which codes for MTSVVVSVRTVFAAFTRTRLFRRWAPRVLPPIERWLERVSAGRVQLSALLVPSLVLYSRGARSGATRETPLMYTADGHGRALVAGTSFARERHPAWTYNLLAHPEAEISVRGRRMSVRADSLDPAEREEAWRLIERQWPGYRAYERSSGRDVRVFRLTPTSVI
- a CDS encoding DsbA family protein, which translates into the protein MRRPLTRTTAVLALALTATFALSACSPFGGAAPAPTPTVALPTGTSGAADFDAFSLVVGNGSTPVSVYLDPACPHCASLEDAAGETLAELATTGDIRYSIHPLTFMDRNSDSMYSSRAASAMTCVAVEASSSLTDFVAAVFENQSSQLDDAGLAELADGVGASAAADCIADQTYVAWAQAGTAAALTGPIADAEIEKVQGTPTILVSGRPYEGDITDVDEIRDFIASDGR
- a CDS encoding GTP pyrophosphokinase, which codes for MRALREETERFMLRYKFGMDEVITKLSILREEFSQAHDYNPIEHISSRLKTLEGVIDKVSRKGIEPSFESIRATITDIAGVRVTCSFVSDVYRLFELLTNQEDVRVLTVKDYIAEPKPNGYKSLHVIVEVPVFLSTGPEPVAVEVQIRTIAMDFWASLEHKIYYKYDKQVPESLLERLTDAAHTAAELDERMERLHIEVHGDIAGTSKRLPSSTTRLA
- a CDS encoding YchJ family protein → MDDTLRCPCLSGLTWGECCGPLHRGERVAPTAVQLMRSRFSAFAVSDADYLVRTWHPSTRPETIDLDADIRWYRLDIERTEAGGPLETAGVVAFTAYYRGPDARGSQHETSRFVREDGAWFYLDGE
- a CDS encoding GNAT family N-acetyltransferase, with amino-acid sequence MSKRFAHEPDASRFAYYDDETLLSTLDYVEREGAISLTRAFTSPPQRGHGYAGDLVEWAVGQIESSSSRRIVPMCWYVGAWFDDHPEKTALLSR
- a CDS encoding iron chaperone, with the protein product MASTPTTIDEYIAGFPDDVQQILAQIRQTLHEVIPDADEKVRYGMPALMLGGRYAVHFAAWKKHVGLYPIPVFDHELESEVTPFRSGTDSVNFPYSRPIPFDLIRRIGAGIEKARRGRDAADD